The stretch of DNA CTGCGGACGATTAAGGAGACGCTGAACGATCTGCTGGGACCGATCTTTGCCCGCTGTAGCAAAGCCGATTTGGCTGTGGTTGCGATCTTGGCCGGGGTGGGCGAAGAGGTTTTGTTTCGCGGCTTGCTGCTGCCATTGACCGGGGGCGGGTCGTTTGTGATCGGATTGCTAATCAGCAGCCTGTTGTTTGGATTGGCGCACGCAGTCACCACGACCTATGTGATTTTAGCGGCGGTGGCCGGATTGTTTTTCGGTTTGCAATGGCATTATACGGGGAATTTGTTGGCGCCGATCATCTCGCATGCGGTCTATGATTATTTAGCATTTGTGAAGATTGCCCGCGATTTCCGCGCGTCGCCGCTGGAATTGCCGCCTCAAATTCTCGATGGGGACTCCTACGAAGACTGACGCTAAACCGCTCTGGCTGATTATTTTTGAGCGGACCAGTTTTGAGAGAGCGGCTTTTTCTGCAGGAATTGGCTATCTCAAAACTGCTCGGGCTGTGGGCGATCGTCCGGAGTTGGCAGGCTGGAGTGTGTTGCCGGTGATTGCCCTTGCCAGTCTGTGGAATGCCTCTTAGAATCCGCCGCGCATTGAGATCGGTAGGAAGCGAGCCCAAAGCTGCAGGGGCGCGAACACCGATTGCAACTGTCGAGTGAATTTCCGATCACGATTTAATTTCTCCGATCGAATTCGGGTGAAACGTATAACACGGCCGCCCGCTCAAGGACGACTTCGCAACCTCCGCATGAAGCAACCACGCGACACTACGACTGATCACCCCTCAGTAACCCAAAATGAAGGTTGGCGATTACCTTGGTTGGGTGATTCGCGTTGGTTATTGCCGTTGTTGATGATCGTCACCTTGGGGCTTCGATTGGTGTTGGTCAATGCGAACGATGTCATCAGCCGCGACGGCCTGAATTACGTCGGCTGGGCGCATATGATCGAATCGGGCAACGTCGAAAAAATTCCCGATAAATATCTGCTCAACCCCTACCCACTGTTGATCGTGCTGGTTGCCCGCACGGGAATCAATCATGTCTTGGCGGGTCAATTGATTAGCGCCGTTGCGGCGACTTTGGCCTTACTGCCGCTCTATTGGTATTGCCGGTCAGCCTTTGGGCGGCGCGTCGCCGAAATGGCGGCGCTCATCTACACAGTGCATCCCACCATGGCGCACGTGAGTAGCGAAGTATTGCGTGAAGGTTTGTACTGGCTGTTTGGGTTTTCAGCGATCGCTGTATTTTGGTCAGCGGTGCAACACAATAGTTGGTGGCGTTTTCTGCTGGGAGGCGTGCTGTGCATTGTCGCCACAATGACCCGTGTAGAAGGCATCCTTCTTTTTGTGTTGGCCGGGATGTGGTGGACGGCTCATGTCTGGCCGGAGCGGCGGCGGTTGTTTTCGAAACTTTGGAAACCCGCGCTGACCGTTTCGCTATTGTTCGCTGCGGTCGTGACCACAGCTGTGACGGTGATTCCGGCCGAAGATTGGGGGAAATGGCAGTTGGTGGCCATGGCCCGCGATTATTCTGAAAAGCATCAATCCGCGAATGCCGGATTGACGCCGGCTGATGGTCCGGAAGCCTGGGGTATGATGAAACCGCGGCGGGGCTTAAAACATCTAGCGGAAAGTTTGCCCGCCTACCAGAATAAACAGACGCGTCTGGTGGACTTGGCGAAGGATCATCTCTGGTGGGTCTACATCGCCGACCTGTCCTACCATGTGACCAAGGCTTTTGAATTTCCGACGTTGATCTGTTTGTTCATTGGATTGTACTGGGGAGGGTCCCGGTTTTGGCGCAACGAACGGGATTGGCCGTTGGTGCTGCAATCGCTGCTGGTGCTAGGAATTTTGTTGCACCATCTGGCCACCGAACATGTGATCTCGTCACGTTACGCCTTTGCCTTGATTCCCTTTGTGTTGCCGTGGACCTGTTTGGGATTCTTTCAATTCACCGATTGGCTAGGCGTGCAGATGGAGCAGGTCAATCGCGGAGCCTTGGTGCGCACGGCGACCTGCACCATTGTTTGCTGCCTGGCAGTGACATCGGTCGGCCGCTCGTTCCATTACCTGCGGGACGGGAAGGCATTGGAACGGGAATTGGGTGAGCTGGTTCGCAAGACGAGCGGCAAAAAAACAAACATCGCTTGCACACAGAAATGGCGCCGCGTTCCCTTTTATGCCAAGTCGGAATACACAAAGCTGGTTGTCCCTCCTCGAGCGGATCTGAATATTTGGCTCAAAGAAAACATCGGATGGCTGCGTAGGAACAACGTGGAGTTTTTGTTGTTAGAACGCGACTACACCTTTTTTGCCGGCGTACGCAACCGGAAATTGGCGCCATCCAGCGAACTGCAACTGCTGTTTGAGAATGATCCGCGATTTCACAAAATGTGGATCTATCGCGTGGCCCAACCAACAGATCAGGTCGCCAAAGGCGCCCAGCCCGGTCGCCGAAAGCAGTAGCTGCCTGGCGGCTACTGAGCGATCCTCAACGGCATCGTTCCCAGCGCCCCTGTCTCCCCGTCAAGGTGATAGAAAAAGGGCTTGCCGGTCAACGGATCGTTCGGAATCGGTACCGCTTTGATCTCCGACAGCTTGTCCGGAAGCACTCCGTCGTTTTTCGCGGTATACATACGGATGGCTTCGAATGCTCGCAAATGAGCGATGCGAGCGTCCTGCCTGCCGATGGCGCGGGCCGCCCCATCCAGAGCTGGCAACAACAGCGCCGCGATCGGCACAATTTCGACCGTATCACTGTTTTCTTCAATCGAATTTCGGGCGTTTCTAAATTCTTCACCCGCCTCTGCCAATGGAACGTAAGCCCACTTGAACAAGTCGTCCCGGAAATGATCGAAGACTAACGCGGTGTACAACAGGATCGCCTGACCAGTCGCCATGGCCTTGGCCTCTTCCGGCGGATGTCCCATTTTGATCAGGCCGGTCTTCGCTTCCACCGCACGGGCCAAGACCGTTTCCTGGTCCGTTTTCTTTTTGATATCGGCCAGTTCGTCGGCATCCATGCCCCCCGTGTCGGCGGCGACCTTTTCGAATTTCTTCAAAAACGCCTCCAACTCCGCTTGCCATTGTTCGGGTGTCAGCGTTTTGGTTTTAGCTGCCAATAATTGCGGGAATACAAAGTACAGGCCGTTCCCTTCCAATCCCATCGACGGACGAACATCAATAATCGGTCGCGGCAGCGCTGTCAGAGGCCAGTACAGATTCGGTGCATCGGGAGCACGGACGAACGCGGCGACCTGATCGTTGATCATCGAGACGATGGCCACGCCGATGAGATCACAAATGATGATAGGCGGTTGGGAAACATGCCGCGCCATGGCATAAGTCGTTTGAAACGTCCGTACCGCTTGTTCGTAGTCGCTTGTGGCGATCTCCAGTCGCGATTTGAGCACCAACAGTCGTGCGATGTCGCGCATCTCCTGGATTTCAGGCAGTCTGAGGTAGTACACGTTTTCCTTATATTCCGCCTGCGGCAAATCCCAGTGACAGTCGGTCCGTCGAGCGGCAATTTCTATGCTATCCAAGACGGCCTGAAATGTTTTTAGTGTTTCTCGCGCTTTATCGACGGGAAAAGTATCCAGTGGCTCTGAAGCCCAATTCCGAATATTGGTCCACAAGTTAGGATCTTGATTGAGCCGATTCGCCTCGCTGAGAAACAACAGCGCGCGGTAATACATCGTCGCCGCATTGCCTTCGGTTTGGTCCAAGTAGGGCGGCATCAACGCATATTGCAACGCCGGCGTTTCCACCCGCTGCGGCGTAAAGCTCAACGGATCGCGTTTCGCAATCGCCTGCGGCGGCGCATCGTCAGCCCAGCAGGTTTGACAAATGATGAGCAACAGCCCGACAAAAACGAAACGCATCGTTTAGGAACTCCCGCAACATGAATGTAGGGTGCGTCGCGACGCACCTTTCCCGCTTAGTCGGAACGATGTCCCTGATCAAAGAGGACAACGCATACATGAACACCCGGGGGCAAGTCACATAAATTGGTAAGCGAATTGTCCTGCCTAGAAAGGTGCGTCGTGACGCACCCTACACCTACTATTTTGTGGTGTCGCCAATAGCTTGCATCGCTTTTTGCAGGCGGTCATTGAGTTTGGCTTTGACCGACATCACTTGGGGATCCACCGAGTCGGTCAAATTGTTTAATTCTTTGGGATCATTCGCCAAATAGTACAGTTCGTCCTGCCCGGCGTTGTGGAAATCACGGACCAATTTCCAGCGGGGTGTACGGAAAGCGCGTAAATCGGCGGCGTTTTGGTTCCAGTCCCACATGCGGTATTGCACGAACACATCGTCGTCCCAGTTGGTCTTTTTGCCTTGCAGTAGCGGCAAAAAACTACGGCCGCGGAGTGTGATGTCTTTCGGGCGGGCCATGCCGGCCATCTCGAGGATTGTGGGGAACCAATCCAGAAAAGTGACACAACGGTCGATCACGGTGCCGGGCTGAATCTGGCCGGGCCAGCGGATGATGGTTGGCGTGCGTAATGAGTGGTCCCAGAGGTTGGGCCGGGCGCCGCGGTTATTCTTTAAGATCCAGCGGCCGTTGCCCTTGTGCCAAATACCGTGGTGACCCAGGTTGTACCCGTGGTCCGAGGTATAAATCACGATCGTGTTGTCGTCCAATTTCAAATCCTCCAAGGCTTGGAGGACGCGGCCTACATTACGGTCCACGCTGGCGATCGAGCCCAAATACTCGCGGGTCATTCGTTTGACACGCGGAATGTCGAGATCCGGAAAATCGGACTGGGGAACCTGGGGGTCGAGATCGCGAAATGGTCCAAAGTCGGCTGCGGACAAGGGGAGCCAAGTGCGGTCGTTGTCGATCTTGTGCGCGTTGGCGTGCGGTGCCCAGAAGTGCAGCGAAAGACAAAACGGTTTGCCCTCGCCATTTTCTTTGAGGAATTGGAGTGCATGGTCGGTTAGAATGTCAGGAGTCCACCCTGCGACGCGTCGCTCGGTTCCGTCGATCTCCACCAGCGGATTTTGCGACGTCATTCCGCCGTGCCGAAACCCGGTGAAGAGGTCATAGCCGAATTTTGTGGGATGACAGCGGTCGGTCTCCCCCAAATGCCACTTGCCAATCAGAGCGGTCCGATACCCCGCCGCCGACAATAGACGCGGCCAAACGGGCAGCGTTGGATCGAGTCCCAGGTCGGGCATTCTCTCGGGGCTGAGATAATCGGTGATGCCGGTTTCGGTCGGATAACGACTCGTCATCAGCGCCGCCCGTGAAGCGCTGCAGACCGGCGTGGCGACAAAACAATTCGTCAACCGTGCCCCTTCACGACAGAGCCGGTCCATATTCGGCGTCCGCGCATCAGGATGCCCCGCCGCTCCGAACGCCCACGGCGCGTGGTCGTCGGCAACGATCATAATGATATTCGGCCGCTCCGCTAACAACGGCGATCCCACAACGAGAATGGCCCCGACAGCTATCAACAAACGTAACATGCGAGACGTCCTCTCTCCCCTGAACAGCACTAGCGACCATCGATGAGTTGAAGGGCCATTGTACGCCAGTGAGGGCAGCTGAGCAATTTGCTTGGGACGACGAATGCATGCGCAAAAAAAACACCCCCGATCCTATTACTAAAACCGGGGGTGCGAAATCACAACACGATCGACTCCACCTCGGCAACGAACCGTTGGGTATCGTCGCTGATAAACGCGGCAACCACGTTAAACACGGCGTCCGAAAATCCACCGATGTTCAAAATGTCACCCCGTTCCGGAGCCTGCGTCGTTTCATACGGTTGAATGTCGACACACACCAATTTTGGTGCGGCGATGTCGTGACCGCCCAGTCGCATTTGGTTCTTGATGAACGCCTGCCACTCGGTGATCACACCCGTCGAACCATATCGGCCCGTGCCAACCCAACTCTCATTGTCGCTCACCAGAATCGCTCCAGCAAAACGCCGGTCGCGATACATGGTGTTCGCAAAATAGAGCGGAATCGAACAGTCCGTTCCGCCCCCACCAAACTTCGCCAGCCGCTTCGACAGACTCAAAATCGAGTCGGCCGGATCGAACTGGGCGCTGTACGCCTGCGTGTCGAATGGAATCAACACGCTGTCCGGATTGCGACGCAACATCGCTGCAGCGAACAAGGCCGCTACATCGACACAGCGCATCGTGCTCGTTGCACCCCGACCGCGACGTCCCGTGATGGCCATCGACATCGAACCGGACGTGTCCAATCCGATCACAACCGGTCCCGGCAATTCCGGTACGTTTCCGCAAGAGATCTCTGCCGCCTGGTGCAGCGCTGCTTTGATCTTGTGCGGAACCTCAGCCGAGGCGTTCAAGGAGGCCGCCAAGTATTGGTATGGAAACTGACGCGAGCGGCGAATTTCGTCCACGTCGCTCAGGCGATTGGCTACGTAATCCACCATCTCGTTGTCCCGCCAACCCTTGCTGAATACGTGATGACGCAACAACGTGTTGAGGTTCATCCGCAGCGCCTGCGGTCCCATCTGACGGGCAATTGCCTTCCAGACGGCTGGACCGAGAGCCGCATCGGCCAACAGATCCCACCGCACCGACAGACCATCTCCGTCGAGCAGTTGAATCTGCGCCTCCACCGAATCTGCTGCGCGATAGGCGATTAACTTCCGCACCGTTTCCGGCAGGTCGCCTGCGGAGGCCGGAGCCCACTTGTCGAGCTCTTTGTCCGTCAACCACCCAAACAGCGCACGTCGCTGATTGTCCTTCGGCGTTGGCCGCGCCATCCGCAATACGTCGCGCAAGCTCGGATCGTGACCGATCGAAGCCGACAACAACTTACCGACCGATGCTTCGTTCAACCACCTCGCAAATGCGCGCTGCAGCGACGACGACAGGCTGTTCCGCCCGAATTGTCCCGAACGAATCATCTGAAACATCGTCCGCAGTACGCGTCCGTTATCGACCACACGATCGAAAACGCGGTGCATCAATTCCGTATCACGATTCGACAATGCGACCAGCAGCGCCGCCGGCATGTCCTTCATGTAGGCACGCTCGCGCGCATAAACAGCTAACTGCGCTAGGTACTGGTTGTCGTCGATT from Symmachiella dynata encodes:
- a CDS encoding TROVE domain-containing protein, encoding MANNTLFSSLKSKFPRAFAKNEAGGRAYQLTPKQALAQMAATGTFGGAYYASAQNQLDTVRTLIDKIDDNQYLAQLAVYARERAYMKDMPAALLVALSNRDTELMHRVFDRVVDNGRVLRTMFQMIRSGQFGRNSLSSSLQRAFARWLNEASVGKLLSASIGHDPSLRDVLRMARPTPKDNQRRALFGWLTDKELDKWAPASAGDLPETVRKLIAYRAADSVEAQIQLLDGDGLSVRWDLLADAALGPAVWKAIARQMGPQALRMNLNTLLRHHVFSKGWRDNEMVDYVANRLSDVDEIRRSRQFPYQYLAASLNASAEVPHKIKAALHQAAEISCGNVPELPGPVVIGLDTSGSMSMAITGRRGRGATSTMRCVDVAALFAAAMLRRNPDSVLIPFDTQAYSAQFDPADSILSLSKRLAKFGGGGTDCSIPLYFANTMYRDRRFAGAILVSDNESWVGTGRYGSTGVITEWQAFIKNQMRLGGHDIAAPKLVCVDIQPYETTQAPERGDILNIGGFSDAVFNVVAAFISDDTQRFVAEVESIVL
- a CDS encoding CPBP family intramembrane glutamic endopeptidase, coding for MEQDSDRNSFLAMAALFEGGLVVVALALGWVFGVPPLESLVWDPWAVLWGLVGVVPLYAGFIIFDRYPVGPLRTIKETLNDLLGPIFARCSKADLAVVAILAGVGEEVLFRGLLLPLTGGGSFVIGLLISSLLFGLAHAVTTTYVILAAVAGLFFGLQWHYTGNLLAPIISHAVYDYLAFVKIARDFRASPLELPPQILDGDSYED
- a CDS encoding ArnT family glycosyltransferase codes for the protein MKQPRDTTTDHPSVTQNEGWRLPWLGDSRWLLPLLMIVTLGLRLVLVNANDVISRDGLNYVGWAHMIESGNVEKIPDKYLLNPYPLLIVLVARTGINHVLAGQLISAVAATLALLPLYWYCRSAFGRRVAEMAALIYTVHPTMAHVSSEVLREGLYWLFGFSAIAVFWSAVQHNSWWRFLLGGVLCIVATMTRVEGILLFVLAGMWWTAHVWPERRRLFSKLWKPALTVSLLFAAVVTTAVTVIPAEDWGKWQLVAMARDYSEKHQSANAGLTPADGPEAWGMMKPRRGLKHLAESLPAYQNKQTRLVDLAKDHLWWVYIADLSYHVTKAFEFPTLICLFIGLYWGGSRFWRNERDWPLVLQSLLVLGILLHHLATEHVISSRYAFALIPFVLPWTCLGFFQFTDWLGVQMEQVNRGALVRTATCTIVCCLAVTSVGRSFHYLRDGKALERELGELVRKTSGKKTNIACTQKWRRVPFYAKSEYTKLVVPPRADLNIWLKENIGWLRRNNVEFLLLERDYTFFAGVRNRKLAPSSELQLLFENDPRFHKMWIYRVAQPTDQVAKGAQPGRRKQ
- a CDS encoding sulfatase; the protein is MLRLLIAVGAILVVGSPLLAERPNIIMIVADDHAPWAFGAAGHPDARTPNMDRLCREGARLTNCFVATPVCSASRAALMTSRYPTETGITDYLSPERMPDLGLDPTLPVWPRLLSAAGYRTALIGKWHLGETDRCHPTKFGYDLFTGFRHGGMTSQNPLVEIDGTERRVAGWTPDILTDHALQFLKENGEGKPFCLSLHFWAPHANAHKIDNDRTWLPLSAADFGPFRDLDPQVPQSDFPDLDIPRVKRMTREYLGSIASVDRNVGRVLQALEDLKLDDNTIVIYTSDHGYNLGHHGIWHKGNGRWILKNNRGARPNLWDHSLRTPTIIRWPGQIQPGTVIDRCVTFLDWFPTILEMAGMARPKDITLRGRSFLPLLQGKKTNWDDDVFVQYRMWDWNQNAADLRAFRTPRWKLVRDFHNAGQDELYYLANDPKELNNLTDSVDPQVMSVKAKLNDRLQKAMQAIGDTTK